One window from the genome of Paenibacillus azoreducens encodes:
- a CDS encoding YwgA family protein, producing MFKAAYSLLCIFDNVDSVYGRKKVQKMVHLLETSGTELPFKYEYHYYGPYSAEVQEEIGFLVQQGFLDEIKHDEAYEYVITDRGRNFKTTLEDDGGYSIDLNERLLNSMTKESSQFLEMVSTYAFLIDSGYEAGSAREKALELKPHLERFVDKAVNYYNEKIKKH from the coding sequence ATGTTTAAAGCGGCCTATAGTCTGTTATGTATATTTGATAATGTAGATTCAGTTTATGGAAGAAAAAAAGTACAAAAAATGGTGCACCTTCTTGAAACGTCAGGAACTGAATTGCCCTTTAAATATGAATATCATTACTATGGTCCCTACTCTGCTGAAGTTCAAGAGGAGATAGGCTTTCTTGTGCAACAGGGGTTTCTTGACGAAATTAAACACGATGAAGCATATGAATATGTTATAACTGATAGAGGAAGAAACTTTAAAACAACTCTTGAAGATGATGGGGGATATAGTATTGACTTAAATGAGCGATTATTGAACTCAATGACTAAAGAGAGCTCGCAATTTCTTGAAATGGTCAGTACATATGCATTCTTAATTGATTCCGGTTACGAAGCTGGCTCAGCAAGGGAAAAAGCCCTTGAACTAAAGCCTCATTTAGAACGTTTTGTCGACAAAGCAGTTAATTATTATAACGAGAAAATAAAAAAACACTAA